In the Cyprinus carpio isolate SPL01 unplaced genomic scaffold, ASM1834038v1 S000006233, whole genome shotgun sequence genome, one interval contains:
- the LOC122143551 gene encoding protein PFC0760c-like, with amino-acid sequence MLKKMMVVMLTIVELIKMWTDKDVENDDGVNDSIEDVVDDVNVGGDGDEGCEFADDFKDVEDNVEVVDIEGFACEGDDDSGTDEDGVDNSMEDVFEDDDDNIACELAEDDKDEKNAAEVVDSEGCAGRVDDDGNDSGAEDDGDSDDDGVDDSVDVLLKLMLMVVMKIVGMGCAGEFDDNDSDGDADEGCEFPDDGNDEDDDVEVADNEGCWGWVEDDDDSGTDEDEAGGVDDKCDDGAEDGKDDGVNDTIEDVNDANDSDEDDGDVDEGRKFTDDSKDVEDIVEVVDIEGCAGEVDGDNGIDEDGEDVNVGGEDGGDDDDRCEFVDDVNDEDNDVEVTDVEGCFGWVDDDEGCELLRFQGCGR; translated from the exons ATGTTGAAGAAGATGATGGTGGTGATGCTGACAATAGTGGAACTGATAAAGATG TGGACTGATAAAGATGTTGAAAATGATGATGGTGTAAATGATAGTATTGAAGATGTTGTTGATGATGTTAATGTTGGTGGGGATGGTGATGAAGGCTGTGAGTTTGCTGATGATTTTAAGGATGTGGAAGATAATGTTGAGGTTGTTGATATTGAGGGCTTTGCTTGTGAGGGTGATGATGATAGTGGGACTGATGAGGATGGTGTGGATAATAGTATGGAAGATGTTTtcgaagatgatgatgataatattg CTTGTGAGTTAGCTGAAGATGATAAGGATGAGAAAAATGCTGCAGAGGTTGTTGATAGTGAGGGCTGCGCTGGAAGGGTTGATGATGATGGCAATGATAGTGGTGCTGAAGATGATGGTgacagtgatgatgatggtgtaGATGATAGTGTTGATGTATTATTGAAGCTGATGTTAATGGTGGTGATGAAGATAGTGGGGATG GGCTGTGCTGGTGAGTTTGATGATAATGATAGTGATGGGGATGCTGATGAAGGCTGCGAGTTTCCTGATGATGGTAATGATGAGGACGATGATGTAGAGGTTGCTGATAATGAGGGCTGTTGGGGTTGggttgaggatgatgatgatagtgGGACTGATGAAGATGAGGCTGGTGGTGTTGATGATAAATGTGATG ATGGTGCCGAGGATGGTAAAGATGATGGTGTAAATGATACTATTGAAGATGTTAATGATGCTAATGatagtgatgaagatgatggGGATGTTGATGAAGGCCGCAAATTTACTGATGATAGTAAGGATGTGGAAGATATTGTAGAGGTTGTTGATATTGAGGGCTGTGCTGGTGAGGTTGATGGTGATAATGGGATTGATGAAGATGGTGAAG ATGTTAATGTTGGTGGTGAAGATGGTGGGGATGACGATGATCGCTGTGAATTTGTTGATGACGTTAATGATGAGGACAATGATGTAGAGGTTACTGATGTTGAAGGCTGTTTTGGCTGGGTTGATGATGATGAAGGCTGTGAGTTGCTGAGATTTCAAGGATGTGGAAGATAA